The following coding sequences lie in one Chelatococcus sp. YT9 genomic window:
- a CDS encoding acetolactate synthase large subunit gives MTRTGADRLCEALLARGVDTCFANPGTSEMHFVAALDRSPQMRCVLGLFEGVVTGAADGYGRMADRPAATLLHLGPGLANGLANLHNARRAGTPVINIVGEHATDHLPLDAPLTSDIESLARPMSPFVRRMARPDRIAEDVADAWKAALADGVATLILPADLSWGEAAAADPLPAAEKPAPLAVDEDALDRVASALKSGRKVGFVLSGHALREAGLAEAGRIAAATGARFFAQGANGRMERGHGRIPIARLSFQWEPGRAQLAGLDMVVLIGAQEPVTFFGYPSGSGRLAPPGADIIDLAQTRHDLFGVLRRIADLTGAGGRAPQALAPPAAPTPLPPDDRLTLAAVNRAVASLLPESAIVCDEVISSVGFYEQSFSSAPHDYLQLTGGAIGIGIPLATGAAIACPGRKVIALQADGSGMYTLQGLWTQAREGLDVVTIIFANRSYAILHSEMRKLGVQHVGRNAGRMLDLDAPALDWAKLAEGMGVPAERVSSAARFSDVLKAALRQSGPFLIEASLA, from the coding sequence ATGACCCGGACCGGAGCCGACCGGCTCTGCGAAGCCTTGCTCGCGCGCGGGGTGGACACCTGCTTCGCCAATCCCGGCACGTCCGAGATGCACTTCGTGGCAGCACTCGACCGGAGCCCGCAGATGCGTTGCGTGCTGGGGCTCTTCGAGGGCGTGGTGACAGGGGCGGCGGACGGCTACGGACGCATGGCCGACCGGCCGGCGGCGACCTTGCTGCACCTCGGCCCCGGCCTCGCGAACGGCCTCGCCAACCTGCACAACGCGAGGCGCGCCGGAACGCCGGTCATCAACATCGTCGGCGAGCATGCGACAGACCACTTGCCGCTCGATGCGCCGCTGACAAGCGACATCGAATCACTGGCCCGTCCAATGTCGCCTTTCGTCCGCCGCATGGCGCGGCCCGACCGCATCGCGGAGGACGTGGCGGATGCATGGAAGGCGGCGCTCGCGGACGGGGTCGCCACGCTCATCCTCCCGGCCGACCTGTCCTGGGGCGAAGCCGCCGCCGCCGATCCTTTGCCGGCTGCGGAAAAGCCAGCGCCGCTCGCGGTTGACGAGGATGCGCTCGACCGGGTGGCCTCCGCCCTGAAGAGCGGCCGCAAGGTGGGCTTCGTGCTGTCGGGCCATGCCCTGCGGGAAGCTGGGCTCGCCGAGGCCGGCCGGATCGCCGCCGCAACGGGCGCGCGGTTCTTCGCCCAAGGGGCGAACGGGCGCATGGAACGCGGCCACGGCCGGATACCGATCGCAAGGCTGTCGTTCCAATGGGAGCCTGGCCGGGCGCAACTGGCTGGCCTCGACATGGTCGTCCTGATCGGCGCCCAGGAGCCCGTCACCTTCTTCGGTTATCCCTCCGGCTCGGGACGACTGGCGCCGCCCGGCGCCGACATCATCGATCTTGCCCAGACAAGGCACGATCTCTTCGGCGTTCTCCGCCGCATCGCCGACCTCACGGGCGCCGGCGGCCGCGCGCCACAGGCGCTCGCCCCACCCGCCGCGCCAACGCCGCTCCCGCCCGACGACCGGCTGACGCTCGCGGCGGTCAACCGCGCGGTCGCGAGCCTCCTGCCGGAAAGCGCGATCGTCTGCGACGAGGTGATCTCCTCCGTCGGCTTCTACGAACAGTCCTTTTCTTCCGCGCCGCACGACTATCTCCAGCTCACCGGCGGGGCGATCGGCATCGGCATCCCGCTGGCGACCGGCGCGGCGATCGCCTGTCCAGGGCGGAAGGTCATAGCGCTCCAGGCGGATGGCAGTGGGATGTATACGCTGCAGGGGCTCTGGACGCAGGCGCGGGAAGGGCTCGATGTGGTGACGATCATCTTCGCCAACCGCAGCTATGCCATTCTGCACAGCGAGATGCGCAAGCTCGGCGTACAGCACGTTGGTCGAAACGCGGGGCGCATGCTGGATCTCGATGCCCCGGCGCTCGACTGGGCAAAGCTCGCCGAGGGCATGGGCGTGCCGGCGGAGCGGGTCTCGTCCGCTGCCCGCTTCTCGGACGTGCTCAAGGCCGCGCTGCGTCAGAGCGGACCCTTTCTCATCGAGGCGTCGCTCGCATGA
- a CDS encoding acyclic terpene utilization AtuA family protein yields MRPIRIGAGAGYSGDRIEPAVELVERGALDYLVFECLAERTIALAQEAKLRDNNAGFDPLLTERMEAVLPGSVARGVRIITNMGAANPIAAAREVARAARRLGLTGLRIAAVTGDDVMEALDRERSELLERPGTVGSLGDRVISANAYLGIEGVLDALAAGAQVIVTGRISDPALFVAPLVHSFGWSTIDWTILGQATVIGHLLECAGQVTGGYFADPGFKDVPDLARLGFPIAEVQPDGSAILTKVPGSGGRLTVATCKEQLVYEVLDPAAYLQPDVVADFTQVQLREIDTDRIAVSGGRGRPRPDRLKVSVGYRDSFTGEGQISYAGSGAQARARLALDIVAERLKLTGVAMTESRFELIGVNAVDVLGGLEGFEPREVRARVVARTETLRDAVRIGNEVETLYTNGPAGGGGVTKSAREVVAVVSTLIPRAAVTPRVHIEVA; encoded by the coding sequence ATGAGACCGATCAGGATCGGAGCCGGAGCAGGTTATTCGGGTGACCGGATCGAACCCGCCGTTGAGCTCGTCGAGCGTGGTGCGCTCGACTATCTCGTCTTCGAATGCCTTGCGGAGAGGACGATTGCGCTCGCGCAGGAGGCGAAGCTTCGCGACAACAACGCCGGCTTCGATCCGCTCCTGACCGAGCGGATGGAGGCGGTCTTGCCGGGCTCTGTCGCCCGCGGCGTGCGGATCATCACCAATATGGGGGCTGCCAATCCGATCGCGGCCGCCCGCGAAGTCGCCCGCGCGGCCCGCCGGCTGGGCCTGACCGGTCTCAGGATCGCGGCCGTCACCGGTGATGACGTGATGGAAGCGCTGGATCGCGAAAGGAGCGAGCTCCTCGAAAGGCCGGGCACGGTGGGCTCGCTTGGCGACAGGGTCATCTCCGCCAATGCCTATCTGGGCATCGAGGGGGTTCTCGATGCACTCGCGGCGGGCGCGCAGGTGATCGTCACGGGGCGGATCAGCGATCCGGCCCTGTTCGTCGCGCCGCTCGTGCACAGCTTCGGCTGGTCCACCATCGACTGGACGATTCTTGGCCAGGCCACGGTGATCGGCCATCTCCTCGAATGCGCCGGGCAGGTGACCGGCGGCTATTTCGCGGATCCGGGATTCAAGGATGTGCCGGACCTCGCGCGCCTCGGCTTTCCGATCGCCGAGGTGCAGCCAGACGGCTCCGCCATCCTCACCAAGGTTCCAGGATCAGGCGGACGTCTCACCGTCGCGACCTGCAAGGAACAGCTCGTCTATGAGGTCCTCGACCCGGCCGCCTATCTGCAGCCGGACGTGGTCGCCGATTTCACGCAGGTGCAGTTGCGGGAGATCGACACCGACCGCATCGCAGTCTCAGGCGGGCGCGGCCGCCCCCGGCCGGACCGGCTCAAGGTCTCGGTGGGTTATCGCGACAGCTTCACGGGAGAGGGCCAGATTTCCTACGCAGGTTCCGGCGCGCAGGCGCGGGCACGGCTTGCCCTCGACATCGTGGCGGAAAGGCTGAAGCTGACGGGCGTCGCCATGACCGAGAGCCGCTTCGAACTGATCGGCGTGAATGCCGTCGACGTCCTGGGAGGCCTGGAGGGATTCGAACCGCGGGAGGTCAGGGCACGTGTGGTCGCCCGGACCGAGACACTGCGTGACGCTGTGCGGATCGGCAATGAGGTCGAGACTCTCTACACCAACGGTCCCGCCGGCGGCGGTGGTGTGACGAAGAGCGCGCGAGAGGTCGTCGCCGTCGTCTCGACCTTGATTCCCCGCGCCGCAGTCACGCCCCGCGTCCATATCGAGGTAGCCTGA
- a CDS encoding ABC transporter permease, translating into MKRELNLTPSLRGLVGGLLGLVILAAAFISTVWTPADPNRLNVIRRLAAPAGAYPLGTDEFGRDVLSRIMTGAWTSLSLAFLTVLAAIVVGGVIGLVSGFFRGWIDRVVMMLNDALLAFPGILLALGLVTIIGPQRYGIVLALGIAFIPTVVRVVRSTVLSLRQREYVEASRALGNGPFYTLARHVLPNALAPIAVLATSMFGWAILLESALSFLGLGVPPPAATWGNMLSAARPYLATAPWLSIIPGACIAMTLLSVNLLGDTLRDRLDPRMRRA; encoded by the coding sequence ATGAAGCGCGAGCTTAACCTCACCCCCTCGCTCCGGGGCTTGGTCGGCGGTCTGCTGGGGCTCGTGATCCTCGCCGCGGCCTTCATCTCGACGGTATGGACGCCCGCCGACCCGAACCGGCTGAACGTGATCCGAAGGCTTGCCGCGCCGGCCGGCGCCTACCCGCTCGGAACCGACGAGTTCGGCCGCGATGTCCTCAGCCGGATCATGACCGGCGCCTGGACCAGCCTGTCGCTCGCTTTCCTGACGGTCCTCGCGGCGATCGTCGTGGGCGGCGTCATCGGCCTCGTATCCGGCTTCTTCCGGGGCTGGATCGACCGGGTGGTGATGATGCTGAACGACGCGCTGCTCGCCTTTCCCGGCATCCTTCTGGCGCTCGGCCTCGTCACCATCATCGGCCCGCAGCGCTACGGCATCGTCCTCGCCCTTGGCATCGCCTTCATCCCTACGGTGGTTCGCGTCGTCAGGAGCACTGTCCTGTCGCTCAGGCAGCGGGAATATGTGGAGGCCTCCCGGGCGCTCGGTAACGGCCCCTTCTATACGCTCGCCCGCCATGTCCTGCCGAATGCGCTGGCGCCTATTGCCGTCCTCGCGACCTCCATGTTCGGCTGGGCGATCCTGCTGGAGAGCGCGCTCAGCTTCCTTGGCCTCGGCGTCCCACCGCCGGCCGCCACCTGGGGCAACATGCTGTCGGCGGCCCGGCCTTATCTGGCGACGGCGCCCTGGCTTTCGATCATTCCGGGCGCCTGCATCGCGATGACCCTTCTCTCCGTCAACCTGCTCGGGGACACGCTCCGTGACCGGCTCGACCCACGGATGCGGCGCGCATGA
- a CDS encoding ABC transporter permease, producing MIGFLLRRLLVAIPTVLLVSVSVFLLVRLIPGDPAIVMLGEGANEASLASFRSELGLDRPLPVQFFVWAERVLQGDLGQSILLGQPVSTLVFDRLKLSALIILLAVGIASVLAVAAGLFAAWRQNSLADVGIVALATTGVSLPSFWIGLLLLFVFGIKLGWLPVVGYVSFAEDPSQAWRYLVLPVLTLVIVEVGVLTRMARASAVEVLRLEYITHARAKGLPERAVLFKHALPNAFAPTLTMIGIVIGALLGGIAVVETVFTLPGLGRLLVEAIYGRDYPVIQGCLLVIALAYVLVNLVVDLLYPLFDPRISLE from the coding sequence ATGATCGGCTTCCTGCTCCGTCGCCTCCTGGTGGCCATCCCGACTGTTCTGCTCGTCTCGGTGTCCGTGTTCCTGCTCGTCCGGCTCATCCCCGGCGACCCGGCGATCGTGATGCTCGGGGAAGGCGCGAATGAAGCCTCCCTCGCCTCTTTTCGCAGCGAGCTCGGCCTCGATCGGCCGCTGCCGGTGCAGTTCTTCGTCTGGGCGGAGCGTGTCCTGCAAGGAGACCTCGGCCAGTCCATCCTGCTCGGCCAGCCCGTCTCCACCCTGGTGTTCGACCGTCTGAAGCTTTCCGCCCTGATCATCCTTCTGGCCGTCGGTATCGCCTCCGTGCTCGCCGTGGCGGCCGGCCTTTTCGCGGCCTGGCGCCAGAACTCGCTGGCCGATGTCGGCATCGTGGCGCTTGCGACGACCGGCGTGTCGCTTCCGAGCTTCTGGATCGGCCTGCTGCTGCTGTTCGTGTTCGGCATCAAGCTCGGCTGGCTGCCGGTCGTCGGCTATGTGTCCTTCGCGGAGGACCCAAGCCAGGCCTGGCGCTATCTCGTTCTGCCGGTGCTGACCCTCGTCATCGTGGAGGTCGGCGTATTGACCCGGATGGCCCGCGCGAGCGCCGTCGAGGTGCTGCGCCTCGAATACATCACCCATGCGCGCGCGAAGGGTCTGCCCGAGCGCGCCGTGCTGTTCAAACACGCGCTGCCGAACGCCTTTGCGCCGACGCTCACGATGATCGGCATCGTCATCGGGGCGCTGCTCGGCGGTATCGCGGTGGTGGAGACCGTCTTCACCCTGCCGGGGCTCGGGCGCCTTCTGGTCGAGGCGATCTATGGCCGGGACTACCCCGTCATCCAGGGCTGCCTGCTCGTGATCGCCCTGGCCTATGTGCTGGTGAACCTCGTGGTCGACCTGCTCTACCCTCTCTTCGATCCGCGGATCAGCCTCGAATGA
- a CDS encoding FMN-binding negative transcriptional regulator, protein MLYRASRHAYPDAAGVELVKRLKFGTVVSIFENELQFSHIPVVPEVVDDRLVRIRGHFSRANPHWRALEADPRATIVFNGPNAYISAQWYTPGHPAAPTWNYAVVHVSGPVRLAPSEAVTSAIIDELVRVNEAELPQQWPLESYSPERRAALLPHIIGFELEVTSFEPKFKLSQTYADADKRSAAAGLKSRGNDAAREIADLMLSTISGDGNSQGVDVTQRLREREEEARRAASKSEQR, encoded by the coding sequence ATGCTCTACAGAGCCAGCCGACATGCCTATCCCGATGCCGCAGGCGTCGAACTGGTCAAGCGGCTCAAGTTCGGAACGGTCGTGTCGATCTTCGAGAACGAGCTGCAATTCTCGCATATCCCGGTCGTGCCGGAAGTGGTCGATGACCGCCTGGTGCGGATCCGCGGCCATTTCTCGCGGGCAAACCCGCATTGGCGCGCCCTCGAGGCAGATCCCCGGGCGACGATCGTGTTCAATGGCCCGAACGCCTATATCTCGGCGCAGTGGTACACGCCCGGCCATCCGGCCGCGCCGACCTGGAACTACGCGGTCGTGCATGTGAGCGGCCCGGTGCGGCTGGCGCCCAGTGAGGCGGTCACGAGCGCGATCATCGACGAACTCGTGCGGGTGAACGAGGCCGAGCTGCCGCAGCAGTGGCCGCTCGAGAGCTACAGCCCGGAACGCCGGGCGGCGCTGTTGCCCCATATCATCGGCTTCGAGCTCGAGGTGACGAGCTTCGAGCCGAAGTTCAAGCTGAGCCAGACCTATGCCGACGCGGACAAGCGTTCAGCCGCCGCGGGCCTGAAAAGCCGCGGCAACGACGCGGCCCGCGAGATCGCCGACCTCATGCTGTCGACCATCTCCGGGGACGGCAACAGCCAGGGCGTGGATGTCACGCAGCGCCTGCGTGAACGTGAGGAGGAGGCGCGCCGCGCCGCCTCCAAATCCGAGCAACGATAA
- a CDS encoding hydantoinase B/oxoprolinase family protein: protein MSYEATQLAILANAFHAIADEMGAILTRSAFSTIVREARDCATALLDAEGNVIAQAEMIPIHNGGLSEAFRASAAQLDLSGVGPDHAILLNDPYAGGQHLNDFILFQPIIIDGALLGWAGNTAHHLDVGGGGAGINIDANELIQEGIIIPPLLIEMSRDLHGGPVDRLIFANVRTAELGRGDFYAQLAANRTGVERVTELAARVGTQTVRQAMAETLLYAERRMRAAIATIPDGRWTGEASIDADVRGTEPLTVRVAVTVADGAMTLDFAGTAPQVSSMFNSSRSSSLASAISAVRSVLADKTIPANDGCNRALTIRMPEGSLINPSPGRPVRARIEASYRVLDAIHDALSQAIPQRVPAQGYNSTTGLYLTQARDNAPMRIYGDVLGGGYGGAPGYDGAHALAGVLSSSRNTPIESIEQIHPHLRMRHYRLVPDSCGAGEFRGGVGFSRAIEILEDGVVLSYYSDHFLYPPRGKSGGGDAATGSLRIWRGEEVINLPTTDVVPLKKGDIVELSVGGGAGWGDPARRAPERIAADLADGIITRAFAAEHYPGRPG from the coding sequence ATGAGTTACGAGGCGACCCAGCTCGCGATCCTGGCCAACGCGTTTCACGCGATAGCTGATGAAATGGGGGCGATCCTGACGCGCTCGGCGTTCTCCACGATCGTCCGCGAGGCCCGCGACTGCGCGACCGCCCTGCTGGATGCCGAGGGCAACGTCATTGCCCAGGCCGAGATGATCCCGATACACAACGGCGGGCTGAGCGAGGCTTTCCGGGCTTCCGCCGCCCAGCTCGACCTGTCCGGGGTCGGGCCAGATCACGCCATCCTGCTCAACGATCCCTATGCCGGCGGCCAGCATCTCAACGACTTCATCCTGTTCCAGCCGATCATCATCGACGGCGCGCTTCTCGGCTGGGCCGGCAACACGGCGCATCATCTCGATGTCGGCGGCGGCGGCGCGGGCATCAATATCGATGCGAACGAGCTCATCCAGGAAGGCATCATCATCCCGCCGCTTCTCATCGAGATGTCGCGGGACCTGCACGGCGGGCCGGTCGACCGGCTGATCTTCGCCAATGTCCGCACAGCCGAACTCGGCCGCGGCGACTTCTATGCGCAGCTCGCCGCCAACCGCACCGGGGTCGAGCGCGTGACGGAACTGGCGGCCCGGGTCGGGACGCAGACGGTCCGGCAGGCGATGGCCGAGACGCTGCTCTATGCGGAGCGACGCATGCGGGCGGCGATCGCGACCATCCCGGACGGGCGCTGGACCGGTGAAGCCTCGATCGACGCGGACGTGCGCGGCACGGAGCCGCTCACGGTGCGCGTCGCCGTGACCGTGGCGGATGGCGCCATGACGCTCGACTTCGCGGGCACGGCTCCGCAGGTCTCCAGCATGTTCAACTCCTCGCGCTCCTCCTCGCTCGCATCCGCGATCTCGGCCGTGCGCAGCGTGCTGGCCGACAAGACGATCCCCGCCAACGACGGCTGCAACCGCGCCCTCACGATCCGGATGCCGGAGGGCTCGCTGATCAATCCGTCGCCAGGCCGCCCGGTCCGCGCGCGCATCGAAGCATCCTATCGCGTGCTCGATGCCATCCACGATGCGCTGTCCCAGGCCATCCCGCAGCGTGTGCCCGCGCAAGGATACAATTCGACGACGGGGCTCTATCTCACTCAGGCCCGCGACAACGCGCCCATGCGGATCTATGGCGACGTGCTGGGCGGCGGCTACGGCGGCGCGCCCGGCTATGACGGCGCCCACGCGCTCGCCGGCGTCCTCAGCTCCAGCCGGAACACGCCGATCGAATCCATCGAGCAGATCCATCCCCACCTGCGCATGCGGCATTACAGGCTCGTACCCGACAGCTGCGGGGCAGGCGAATTCCGGGGCGGCGTCGGCTTCTCCCGGGCGATCGAGATCCTCGAGGACGGGGTTGTCCTGAGCTACTACTCCGATCACTTCCTCTATCCCCCGCGCGGCAAGAGCGGCGGCGGCGACGCGGCCACCGGTTCGCTGCGCATCTGGCGCGGCGAGGAGGTGATCAACCTCCCGACCACCGATGTGGTGCCCCTGAAGAAAGGCGACATCGTCGAATTGTCCGTCGGCGGCGGCGCCGGCTGGGGCGATCCGGCACGCCGCGCGCCGGAGCGGATCGCGGCAGACCTCGCCGACGGCATCATCACGAGAGCCTTCGCCGCAGAGCATTATCCCGGCCGCCCCGGATAA
- a CDS encoding ABC transporter substrate-binding protein, which produces MSTTSSLSRTPGIKVDSSATPSIYTLAFQTAQGSLTNAALRRAINYAIDRQAMVDALTEGKATASSTIVPASSQFYRGPVKEGFGYDPAKAAELLKEAGYKGEPVHITSNKNYPMMFETGVMVQGYLQAAGINADLEVNDFATQFSRYNTGKYEMMTWNYNPSADPSLVIDRFTGAKETQASKLWTNPEARALTDKLLQTPIAEQQPIYDALHALYLQDAPMIVWATGEVTSAYKDKLKGYASWPGRLPRLWGVSLQ; this is translated from the coding sequence ATCTCAACTACGTCAAGTCTCTCGCGAACGCCCGGCATCAAGGTCGACAGCTCGGCCACGCCGTCGATCTATACGCTTGCCTTCCAGACCGCACAGGGATCGCTCACGAACGCCGCCCTGCGCCGCGCGATCAACTACGCGATCGACCGGCAAGCCATGGTCGATGCGCTGACCGAGGGCAAGGCCACCGCCAGCTCGACCATCGTGCCGGCTTCCTCGCAATTCTACCGCGGCCCGGTGAAGGAGGGCTTCGGCTATGATCCCGCGAAGGCCGCTGAGCTTCTCAAGGAGGCGGGCTATAAGGGTGAGCCGGTCCATATCACGAGCAACAAGAACTATCCCATGATGTTCGAGACCGGGGTGATGGTGCAGGGCTATCTGCAGGCGGCCGGGATCAACGCGGATCTTGAGGTCAACGATTTCGCCACGCAATTCTCGCGCTACAATACCGGCAAATACGAGATGATGACCTGGAACTACAATCCCTCCGCGGATCCGAGCCTGGTCATCGACCGCTTCACGGGGGCGAAGGAAACCCAGGCTTCCAAGCTCTGGACCAACCCGGAAGCGCGCGCCCTCACCGACAAGTTGCTGCAGACGCCGATCGCCGAGCAGCAGCCGATCTATGACGCGCTTCACGCCCTCTACCTTCAGGACGCCCCGATGATCGTCTGGGCGACCGGCGAGGTGACGTCAGCCTACAAGGACAAGCTCAAGGGCTATGCATCCTGGCCCGGCCGCCTGCCGCGCCTGTGGGGCGTGAGCCTGCAGTAA
- a CDS encoding ABC transporter ATP-binding protein, with translation MTRPLPKQPTLSIRNLSLSLSSGLPLVTDVSFDVAPGQVMALVGESGSGKTLIGRSVLRLLPEGIHQSGGQILYHDRNLSAVRASEMRQLRGARIGMVFQEPLVSLNPALRIGEQMAEGLRLHFKLSAAEIRQRSIAMLRRIHIADPEACLSSYPHEFSGGMRQRIMLASVMLLRPDLLIADEPTTALDTLSQKEVLETMIELTREVGTAILLVTHNLGLVAHYADETVVLRQGEVVERGKPAAILAHPAELYTRQLVEALPQPPRIERIPPTGNPILEARDLTLSFASGGRFGLRRSRKPALRGVSLAVRKGETVAVVGASGSGKTTLGRAMLRLADTDTGQLLYHGTDIARLPDRRLRDFRRSCQIVFQDPFSSLDPRMRIGALVGEALRHDTSLTADQKAERVRATLADVGLPGREERLPHELSGGQRQRVAIARAIVGGPELVVADEPISALDMTVQKQVLELFEKLQAEHGFACLFISHDLAAVRQIAHRIVVMDQGRIVEEGTCREIFDNPRHDYTKRLIAASPAIEAAETAIREQQPEREIRA, from the coding sequence ATGACACGGCCTCTCCCGAAGCAGCCGACCCTCTCCATCAGGAACCTCAGCCTGAGCCTGTCGAGCGGGCTGCCGCTCGTCACCGACGTCAGCTTCGATGTCGCGCCGGGGCAGGTCATGGCACTGGTGGGCGAGTCGGGCAGCGGCAAGACGCTGATCGGCCGCTCGGTGCTGCGCCTCCTGCCCGAAGGTATCCACCAGTCCGGTGGGCAGATCCTCTATCACGACCGCAACCTGTCGGCAGTCCGCGCGAGCGAGATGCGCCAGCTGCGGGGCGCGCGGATCGGCATGGTCTTCCAGGAGCCGCTTGTCTCGCTCAATCCGGCGCTCCGCATCGGGGAGCAGATGGCCGAGGGGCTACGGCTGCACTTCAAGCTTTCCGCCGCGGAAATCCGCCAGCGCTCGATAGCCATGCTCCGGCGCATCCATATCGCGGATCCGGAAGCTTGCCTGTCGTCCTATCCGCACGAGTTTTCCGGCGGGATGCGCCAGAGGATCATGCTGGCCTCCGTGATGCTGCTGCGCCCTGATCTTCTGATCGCGGACGAGCCGACCACCGCGCTTGACACGCTGAGCCAGAAGGAAGTGCTCGAAACCATGATCGAGCTGACGCGCGAGGTCGGCACAGCCATCCTGCTCGTCACCCACAATCTGGGGCTTGTCGCCCACTACGCCGACGAAACGGTCGTGCTGCGCCAGGGCGAGGTCGTGGAACGGGGGAAGCCGGCCGCCATCCTGGCACATCCGGCTGAGCTCTACACGCGCCAACTGGTCGAGGCCCTGCCGCAGCCGCCGCGGATCGAGCGCATCCCTCCGACCGGCAACCCCATCCTAGAGGCGCGCGATCTCACGCTTTCCTTCGCGAGCGGCGGCCGCTTTGGCCTGCGCCGCTCGCGCAAGCCGGCGCTGCGAGGCGTGTCGCTGGCGGTGCGGAAGGGCGAGACGGTAGCCGTCGTCGGGGCAAGCGGCTCAGGCAAGACGACGCTCGGCCGCGCCATGCTCCGCCTGGCCGACACGGATACGGGCCAGTTGCTCTACCACGGCACGGACATTGCCCGGTTGCCGGACCGGCGGCTGCGGGATTTCCGGCGCTCCTGCCAGATCGTCTTTCAGGATCCCTTCTCGTCGCTGGATCCGCGCATGCGGATCGGCGCTCTGGTGGGGGAAGCCTTGCGGCATGACACCAGCCTGACCGCAGACCAGAAGGCCGAACGCGTGAGAGCGACGCTCGCAGATGTCGGGCTTCCCGGACGCGAGGAGCGCCTCCCGCACGAATTGTCGGGCGGCCAGCGCCAGCGGGTGGCGATCGCGCGCGCCATCGTCGGCGGACCTGAGCTCGTCGTCGCCGACGAACCCATCTCGGCCCTCGACATGACCGTGCAGAAGCAGGTGCTGGAACTGTTCGAGAAGCTGCAGGCCGAGCATGGCTTTGCCTGCCTGTTCATTTCGCATGACCTCGCGGCGGTCAGGCAGATCGCGCACCGGATCGTCGTCATGGACCAGGGCCGGATCGTCGAGGAAGGGACATGCCGGGAGATCTTCGACAACCCCCGGCACGACTACACGAAGCGCCTGATCGCCGCCTCTCCGGCGATCGAGGCAGCCGAAACGGCCATAAGGGAACAACAGCCAGAGCGGGAGATACGGGCATGA